The Blastococcus sp. HT6-4 genome window below encodes:
- a CDS encoding cytochrome c-type biogenesis CcmF C-terminal domain-containing protein: MTALLGTAALASGLVLALTSLAAWVGVATGRATAGSARRLTYAVLGAAVAAAVVLEWALLTHDFSVRYVAENGGRAVPLYYTVTSLWSALEGSLLLWLVVLSGYAAAVARRPDPRAARHHPWVLVTLSVVAAFFFALALFGGNAFELVSPAPADGPGPNPLLQDNPLMGAHPPLLYLGYVGLAVPFAYAVAALVTGDTGRGWLLAVRRWTLVAWTFLTVGIVLGAWWSYAVLGWGGYWAWDPVENASLLPWLTATALLHSAMVQERRATLRVWNVCLAVASFVLVLVGTFLTRSGIVDSVHAFSRSSLGALLLGFVAVVLTTVAALLVWRADRLGPDGTLHARLSRETVFLGNNVLLVGLAFTVLLGTLFPVFAQLADGSQVSVGPPYFNQMAAPVALVVLLLMALGPLVSWGSDSVPALARRVATPAAVAVALVALLVALGVHGAAALTAFGLAALVLATSLQLVGQGARVVRRATGRSWPGALLEAGRRRRRLYGGLVVHVGVALAAVAVAASSSFATATEQRVAVGERVAAAGWTAQLESVERERTAQEMRVVAQLTLEEAGRERGTAAPELRTFPAHSITVASPAVRSTLAGDVYLTVTEVDPDGGWALIRIAVNPMVSWLWIAGGVMALGAAVAGWPARRARREPDVAEEPVPALAPGEP; the protein is encoded by the coding sequence GTGACGGCGCTGCTCGGGACCGCCGCGCTCGCCTCCGGGCTCGTCCTCGCGCTCACGTCCCTCGCCGCCTGGGTGGGCGTCGCGACCGGCCGCGCGACGGCAGGTTCGGCGCGGCGGCTCACCTACGCCGTGCTCGGCGCGGCCGTGGCCGCCGCCGTAGTGCTGGAGTGGGCGCTGCTGACCCACGACTTCAGCGTGCGCTACGTGGCGGAGAACGGCGGCCGTGCCGTGCCGCTGTACTACACGGTGACGAGCCTGTGGTCGGCCCTCGAGGGGTCGCTGCTCCTGTGGCTGGTCGTGCTCAGCGGCTACGCCGCCGCCGTCGCCCGCCGCCCGGACCCCCGGGCCGCCCGGCACCACCCGTGGGTGCTCGTGACGCTGTCGGTCGTCGCCGCCTTCTTCTTCGCGCTGGCGCTTTTCGGTGGCAACGCGTTCGAGCTGGTCTCCCCGGCCCCCGCCGACGGCCCCGGCCCCAACCCGCTGCTGCAGGACAACCCGCTCATGGGGGCGCACCCCCCGCTGCTGTACCTGGGCTACGTCGGTCTCGCGGTGCCGTTCGCCTACGCCGTCGCCGCACTGGTCACCGGGGACACCGGGCGCGGGTGGCTGCTGGCCGTCCGTCGCTGGACGCTCGTGGCCTGGACGTTCCTGACCGTGGGCATCGTGCTCGGCGCCTGGTGGTCCTACGCCGTCCTGGGGTGGGGCGGGTACTGGGCCTGGGACCCGGTGGAGAACGCCTCCCTGCTGCCGTGGCTGACGGCCACGGCCCTGCTGCACTCGGCCATGGTGCAGGAGCGGCGGGCGACCCTGCGGGTGTGGAACGTCTGCCTGGCGGTCGCCTCCTTCGTGCTCGTGCTGGTCGGGACCTTCCTCACCCGCAGCGGCATCGTCGACAGCGTCCACGCCTTCAGCCGGTCGTCGCTGGGGGCGCTCCTCCTGGGATTCGTCGCCGTCGTCCTCACGACCGTCGCGGCGCTGCTGGTGTGGCGCGCCGACCGGCTCGGGCCCGACGGGACCCTGCACGCCCGGCTGTCGAGGGAGACGGTGTTCCTCGGCAACAACGTGCTGCTGGTCGGGCTGGCCTTCACCGTCCTGCTGGGCACGCTGTTCCCCGTGTTCGCCCAGCTCGCCGACGGCAGCCAGGTGTCGGTGGGCCCGCCGTACTTCAACCAGATGGCGGCGCCGGTCGCGCTCGTCGTGCTGCTGCTCATGGCCCTGGGCCCGCTGGTGTCCTGGGGCAGCGACTCGGTGCCGGCGCTCGCCCGCCGGGTCGCGACGCCGGCCGCCGTCGCGGTCGCGCTGGTGGCGCTGCTCGTGGCCCTCGGCGTGCACGGGGCCGCGGCGCTGACCGCGTTCGGCCTGGCCGCCCTCGTCCTCGCCACCTCGCTGCAGCTGGTCGGCCAGGGCGCCCGGGTCGTCCGCCGGGCCACCGGCCGGTCGTGGCCGGGCGCTCTGCTGGAGGCCGGCCGGCGCCGGCGTCGGCTCTACGGCGGGCTGGTCGTGCACGTCGGGGTGGCGCTGGCCGCGGTCGCCGTCGCGGCGTCCTCCTCCTTCGCGACGGCGACGGAGCAGCGCGTCGCGGTCGGGGAACGGGTGGCCGCGGCGGGCTGGACGGCGCAGCTGGAATCGGTCGAGCGCGAGCGGACGGCGCAGGAGATGCGGGTGGTCGCGCAGCTGACGCTCGAGGAGGCCGGGCGGGAGCGCGGCACGGCCGCCCCGGAGCTGCGGACCTTCCCGGCGCACTCGATCACGGTCGCCTCACCGGCCGTCCGCTCCACGCTCGCGGGCGACGTCTACCTGACCGTCACCGAGGTCGACCCGGACGGCGGATGGGCGCTGATCCGGATCGCGGTGAACCCGATGGTGTCCTGGCTGTGGATCGCCGGCGGCGTCATGGCGCTCGGCGCCGCAGTGGCGGGCTGGCCCGCCCGCCGGGCCCGGCGGGAGCCGGACGTGGCGGAGGAGCCGGTACCGGCTCTCGCGCCGGGGGAGCCGTGA
- a CDS encoding cytochrome c maturation protein CcmE has protein sequence MNPPTARRRALSLRLLVVVGAVAAALALLGVSGLADTLVYYRTPAEVLAEVPAEDERLRLGGLVQAGSLERVGPEARFTVTDGVASVPVVYLGALPAVFAEGQGAVVEGRLGSDGVFVGDLVLVKHSNEYQPIGEAG, from the coding sequence GTGAATCCGCCGACGGCACGGCGGCGCGCCCTGTCGCTGCGGCTCCTGGTGGTGGTCGGGGCGGTCGCGGCAGCCCTCGCCCTGCTCGGGGTGAGCGGGCTGGCCGACACGCTCGTCTACTACCGCACGCCGGCGGAGGTCCTCGCCGAGGTGCCGGCGGAGGACGAGCGGCTGCGCCTGGGCGGTCTGGTGCAGGCCGGATCGCTGGAGCGCGTCGGCCCGGAGGCCCGGTTCACCGTGACCGACGGCGTCGCGAGCGTGCCCGTCGTCTACCTCGGGGCGTTGCCGGCGGTCTTCGCCGAGGGCCAGGGCGCCGTCGTCGAGGGCCGGCTGGGCTCCGACGGCGTCTTCGTCGGCGACCTCGTGCTGGTCAAGCACTCCAACGAGTACCAGCCGATCGGGGAGGCGGGGTGA
- the ccsA gene encoding cytochrome c biogenesis protein CcsA: MRRTPVRGDGLLSAAAAVAVAAALVLALVVAPQDGVQGVAQRLMYVHVPAAWVAYLAFATVLVSSVLYLVRRELRWDRYAQAAAELGVGLTALAIALGMLWGRPVWGVWWTWDARLVTTAVLLLVYVAYLGVRRTADDPHVAARRSAAVGIVAFLNVPVVHFSVVWWRTLHQPPTVLGPEGSPPIHPTMAWALATGVVAFTLLAVLVVRRRVARLGAEAADPAAVPPGREAPPVVTVVPRAGR, encoded by the coding sequence GTGCGTAGGACGCCGGTGCGCGGCGACGGTCTCCTGTCCGCCGCCGCGGCGGTGGCCGTCGCGGCCGCCCTGGTCCTGGCGCTGGTCGTCGCCCCCCAGGACGGGGTGCAGGGCGTCGCGCAGCGGTTGATGTACGTGCACGTGCCCGCCGCCTGGGTCGCCTATCTGGCGTTCGCCACGGTCCTGGTCTCCAGCGTGCTGTACCTGGTGCGCCGGGAACTGCGCTGGGACCGGTACGCGCAGGCGGCCGCCGAGCTGGGCGTCGGGCTCACGGCGCTGGCGATCGCGCTCGGCATGCTGTGGGGCCGGCCGGTCTGGGGCGTCTGGTGGACCTGGGACGCCCGGCTGGTCACCACGGCCGTCCTCCTGCTGGTCTACGTGGCCTACCTCGGCGTCCGGCGGACGGCCGACGATCCGCACGTCGCCGCCCGCCGGTCGGCGGCGGTCGGCATCGTGGCGTTCCTCAACGTGCCCGTCGTGCACTTCTCCGTCGTCTGGTGGCGCACCCTGCACCAGCCGCCCACCGTGCTCGGCCCCGAGGGCAGCCCGCCGATCCACCCGACCATGGCCTGGGCCCTGGCGACGGGCGTCGTGGCGTTCACGCTGCTCGCCGTCCTGGTCGTCCGCCGCCGGGTCGCCCGGCTGGGGGCGGAGGCTGCCGACCCGGCGGCCGTCCCCCCCGGCCGGGAGGCGCCGCCGGTCGTCACCGTCGTCCCGCGGGCCGGCCGGTGA
- a CDS encoding heme exporter protein CcmB, whose amino-acid sequence MSDRRRGASAGALRTMGVLVRRDARVALGGVDALASVLPFVAAGVVLGGLVFGPDPAALRAAAPGLVWLLVLTAAVPLARLVAAAERDEDSWDLLRGLVPPGVLFVAKAAVLWIALAVTWVTARALAVLLLDGPVTVAGAAAAVLGLVGVAASTTVFGALLAASARGAGLLAALVLPAGLPALLAGTQADLAADPLPWLVLLVAYDLVVGAAAWAVFPFLLEE is encoded by the coding sequence GTGAGCGACCGCCGCCGCGGTGCGTCGGCCGGCGCCCTGCGCACGATGGGGGTGCTCGTCCGGCGGGACGCCCGGGTCGCGCTGGGCGGCGTCGACGCGCTCGCGTCGGTCCTGCCGTTCGTGGCGGCCGGCGTCGTCCTCGGTGGCCTGGTGTTCGGCCCCGATCCGGCGGCGCTGCGGGCCGCGGCTCCCGGGCTGGTCTGGTTGCTGGTGCTCACCGCCGCGGTGCCGCTGGCCCGGCTGGTCGCGGCGGCCGAGCGGGACGAGGACTCCTGGGACCTGCTGCGCGGCCTCGTCCCGCCGGGAGTGCTGTTCGTGGCCAAGGCGGCCGTCCTGTGGATCGCGCTGGCGGTCACCTGGGTCACCGCGCGGGCGCTCGCCGTCCTGCTGCTCGACGGTCCCGTGACCGTCGCGGGAGCTGCGGCGGCGGTGCTCGGCCTGGTGGGAGTCGCGGCGAGCACGACGGTCTTCGGCGCGCTGCTGGCCGCCTCGGCGCGTGGTGCGGGGCTCCTGGCCGCCCTGGTCCTGCCCGCCGGGCTGCCCGCGCTGCTGGCCGGGACGCAGGCCGACCTGGCCGCGGACCCCCTGCCGTGGCTGGTCCTGCTGGTCGCCTACGACCTGGTCGTCGGAGCCGCCGCCTGGGCCGTCTTCCCCTTCCTTCTCGAGGAGTGA
- a CDS encoding ATP-binding cassette domain-containing protein, with protein sequence MTQSRTGGSGAVDVPVLTLHEVARRYGRRTALAPLTLRLAAGTVCVVGGGNGAGKTTLLRIAAGLMEPTSGSRSVTGQALYLRPGAAARRRQRALDAVAFAGALAGRERPAAGAAAALTACGLPEELWDREAGRLSAGQRARVTLAVARIVAPAVVCLDEPLEHLDAAGRDAVRRTVEALAGSGSAVLVAGSDVAGSLGPVDACLELVAGAATVLG encoded by the coding sequence ATGACCCAGTCCAGGACCGGCGGCTCCGGCGCGGTGGACGTGCCCGTGCTGACCCTGCACGAGGTGGCCCGCCGCTACGGGCGCCGGACCGCGCTCGCGCCGCTCACCCTGCGGCTGGCGGCCGGGACGGTCTGCGTCGTCGGCGGCGGCAACGGCGCCGGCAAGACCACGCTGCTCCGGATCGCGGCCGGCCTGATGGAGCCGACGTCGGGCTCCCGGTCGGTGACCGGGCAGGCGCTGTACCTGCGACCCGGCGCGGCCGCCCGCCGCCGGCAGCGCGCGCTGGACGCCGTGGCGTTCGCCGGGGCCCTGGCCGGCCGGGAACGTCCGGCCGCCGGCGCCGCGGCCGCCCTGACCGCCTGCGGCCTGCCCGAGGAGCTGTGGGACCGCGAGGCGGGGCGGCTCTCGGCGGGCCAGCGCGCGCGGGTGACCCTCGCCGTCGCCCGGATCGTGGCTCCGGCGGTCGTGTGCCTGGACGAGCCGCTGGAGCACCTCGACGCGGCCGGCCGGGACGCCGTGCGCCGGACGGTCGAGGCCCTGGCCGGCAGCGGCTCCGCGGTGCTCGTCGCCGGCTCGGACGTCGCCGGGAGCCTCGGCCCGGTCGACGCCTGCCTGGAGCTGGTCGCGGGCGCCGCGACGGTGCTGGGGTGA
- the coxB gene encoding cytochrome c oxidase subunit II, giving the protein MPADLTPVAAPEPGSVLDPVGPEAAQIAGLTWFMIVLGGLLWLATVVFLVLALRHRAHREPRASDRGAKAFIAVWGVVVPIVVLPVVFAYSLVVGVDISRPAPPEALTVEVIGHQFWWEVRYPEADIVTANEVHVPVGRPVRLELTSADVIHSFWVPPVAGKTDLLPDQVNLMDFQVDEPGTYLGECAEFCGIQHARMQFVLVAQPEEEFEEHMLALQAGSAEPDSDLEEAGRAVYLAEGCGSCHRIEDVSEGAGFAPDLTHLATRETIAAGMLENTRGNLAGWILDPQGLKPGVRMPPNNLEGDDLQAMLAYLESLE; this is encoded by the coding sequence GTGCCTGCCGACCTCACTCCGGTGGCAGCGCCGGAGCCGGGTTCGGTGCTCGATCCGGTGGGGCCCGAGGCGGCGCAGATCGCCGGCCTCACCTGGTTCATGATCGTCCTGGGCGGCCTGCTGTGGCTCGCCACCGTGGTCTTCCTGGTGCTGGCGCTGCGGCACCGCGCGCACCGCGAACCGCGGGCCTCCGACCGGGGCGCGAAGGCCTTCATCGCGGTGTGGGGGGTGGTCGTCCCGATCGTCGTGCTGCCCGTCGTGTTCGCCTACAGCCTCGTGGTCGGGGTCGACATCTCCCGCCCGGCACCGCCGGAGGCGCTCACCGTCGAGGTGATCGGGCACCAGTTCTGGTGGGAGGTGCGCTACCCCGAGGCCGACATCGTGACGGCGAACGAGGTGCACGTCCCGGTGGGCCGCCCGGTCCGGCTGGAGCTGACGTCGGCGGACGTCATCCACAGCTTCTGGGTCCCGCCGGTCGCCGGGAAGACCGACCTGCTGCCCGACCAGGTCAACCTCATGGACTTCCAGGTCGACGAGCCCGGGACCTACCTGGGCGAGTGCGCCGAGTTCTGCGGCATCCAGCACGCCCGCATGCAGTTCGTCCTCGTCGCCCAGCCGGAGGAGGAGTTCGAGGAGCACATGCTCGCGCTGCAGGCCGGGAGCGCGGAACCGGACAGCGACCTGGAGGAGGCCGGCCGCGCGGTGTACCTGGCGGAGGGGTGCGGTTCCTGCCACCGGATCGAGGACGTCAGCGAGGGCGCCGGCTTCGCGCCCGACCTCACGCACCTGGCCACCCGCGAGACGATCGCGGCCGGGATGCTGGAGAACACCCGCGGCAACCTGGCCGGCTGGATCCTGGACCCGCAGGGCCTCAAGCCGGGTGTGCGCATGCCGCCGAACAACCTCGAGGGTGACGACCTCCAGGCCATGCTGGCCTATCTGGAGAGCCTCGAGTGA
- the ctaD gene encoding cytochrome c oxidase subunit I, with product MTALRETPPTQDRLADAWATPPGVAGSLTALNHKQIGQRFLITAFVFFALGGIQSIFMRWQLGSAESTFLDAETYNALFTMHGTTMMFLFAVPVGEAFAMYFLPLMLGTRDLPFPRLTAFGYYIYVLGGIFLYSSFLFDAVPDGGWFAYTPLTGPEYSPGPPIDFWLLGVTFVEIATIGGAIELVVLILRYRAPGMKISQMPLLAWNVLVTGLAVIFAFPPLVVASVLLELDRKVGTHFYDPAAGGDSLLWQHLFWFFGHPEVYIVLLPGLGIVATIVPVFARSRIVGYSLIAVSTVAIGILSFGVWVHHMFVTGIPQLGLAFFSLASLFIPIPSAIQISAFIATLWQGRAVWKTPLMYVVGFIVIFVLGGVTGVMVASVPFDQQAHDSYFVVAHFHYVLIGGMLFPVLAALYFWVPKMTGRLLDERAGTISFWLTFIGFNVTFFPLHITGLQGMPRRVYTYAENTGWEVTQAIATWGTIVLTVGLLVTLGNLLWAVRNGERAGPDPWGAETLEWHLSSPPAAYNFRAIPEVASRSPLWDTRPFRPKYDPATWQEPLVEPPAEVRQVVLTSVMDAEPEELVTLPKQSWWPLVMALSLTVALIGTMVSVYPLALIGVLVALVIGVVWIWDRQDEP from the coding sequence GTGACCGCGCTCCGGGAGACCCCGCCCACCCAGGACCGGCTGGCCGACGCGTGGGCCACCCCGCCGGGCGTCGCCGGCTCGCTCACCGCGTTGAACCACAAGCAGATCGGGCAGCGCTTCCTGATCACGGCGTTCGTGTTCTTCGCGCTCGGCGGCATCCAGTCGATCTTCATGCGCTGGCAGCTGGGCAGCGCGGAGAGCACCTTCCTCGACGCCGAGACCTACAACGCCCTGTTCACCATGCACGGCACGACGATGATGTTCCTCTTCGCCGTGCCGGTGGGCGAGGCGTTCGCGATGTACTTCCTGCCGCTGATGCTGGGCACCCGGGACCTCCCGTTCCCCCGGCTCACCGCGTTCGGTTACTACATCTACGTCCTCGGCGGGATCTTCCTCTACAGCAGCTTCCTGTTCGACGCCGTCCCCGACGGCGGCTGGTTCGCCTACACGCCGCTGACCGGGCCGGAGTACTCCCCCGGTCCGCCGATCGACTTCTGGCTGCTGGGCGTCACGTTCGTGGAGATCGCCACCATCGGCGGGGCGATCGAGCTGGTCGTGCTCATCCTCCGGTACCGGGCGCCGGGCATGAAGATCAGCCAGATGCCGCTGCTGGCGTGGAACGTGCTCGTCACCGGCCTGGCGGTCATCTTCGCCTTCCCCCCGCTGGTGGTCGCCAGCGTCCTGCTCGAGCTGGACCGCAAGGTCGGCACCCACTTCTACGACCCCGCGGCGGGGGGCGACTCGCTGCTCTGGCAGCACCTGTTCTGGTTCTTCGGGCATCCCGAGGTCTACATCGTCCTGCTGCCCGGGCTGGGGATCGTCGCCACGATCGTGCCCGTCTTCGCCCGCAGCAGGATCGTGGGCTACAGCCTGATCGCCGTCTCCACCGTGGCCATCGGCATCCTGTCCTTCGGCGTGTGGGTGCACCACATGTTCGTGACCGGGATCCCGCAGCTCGGGCTGGCCTTCTTCTCCCTCGCCAGCCTGTTCATCCCCATCCCGAGCGCCATCCAGATCTCCGCCTTCATCGCCACGCTGTGGCAGGGACGGGCGGTCTGGAAGACCCCGCTGATGTACGTCGTCGGCTTCATCGTGATCTTCGTGCTCGGCGGGGTGACGGGGGTGATGGTCGCCTCCGTGCCGTTCGACCAGCAGGCCCACGACAGCTACTTCGTGGTCGCCCACTTCCACTACGTGCTGATCGGCGGGATGCTCTTCCCGGTGCTGGCCGCCCTCTACTTCTGGGTGCCCAAGATGACCGGCCGGCTGCTCGACGAACGCGCCGGCACGATCTCGTTCTGGCTCACCTTCATCGGGTTCAACGTCACCTTCTTCCCCCTGCACATCACCGGACTGCAGGGCATGCCGCGGCGGGTCTACACCTACGCCGAGAACACCGGGTGGGAGGTGACCCAGGCGATCGCGACCTGGGGCACCATCGTGCTGACCGTCGGCCTGCTGGTCACGCTCGGCAACCTGCTCTGGGCCGTCCGGAACGGCGAGCGGGCCGGGCCCGACCCGTGGGGCGCCGAGACGCTGGAGTGGCACCTGAGCTCGCCACCAGCCGCCTACAACTTCCGCGCCATCCCGGAGGTCGCCAGCCGGTCCCCCCTGTGGGACACCCGACCGTTCCGGCCGAAGTACGACCCGGCCACCTGGCAGGAGCCGCTCGTGGAGCCTCCGGCGGAGGTCCGGCAGGTGGTGCTCACCAGCGTCATGGACGCCGAACCGGAGGAGCTGGTGACCCTCCCGAAGCAGTCCTGGTGGCCGCTGGTGATGGCCCTCTCCCTGACCGTGGCGCTGATCGGCACCATGGTGTCGGTCTACCCACTCGCCCTCATCGGGGTCCTGGTCGCGCTCGTCATCGGCGTGGTGTGGATCTGGGACAGGCAGGATGAGCCATGA
- a CDS encoding cytochrome c oxidase subunit 3: MRSSGAAGDTAPRPAPYIARGTGWWGMLMTLFVLISMLAALLFAYFYLLAGFDSWPPPSSEEPALGLTSIASGLLVLSVVPVAAAHLAARAGTAGGRLPAALAATLLLGGAFLLLQFADYGANDIDPARDVYGSLWLALAGFHHINAALALVGIGVVVLRVRTGRLTPREQEMTVTAAHYWYFVVGSWLVIAATLYLTPRLW; encoded by the coding sequence ATGAGGTCCAGCGGCGCGGCCGGGGACACCGCACCCCGGCCGGCTCCCTACATCGCCCGGGGCACCGGCTGGTGGGGGATGCTCATGACCCTCTTCGTGCTCATCTCCATGCTCGCGGCCCTGCTGTTCGCGTACTTCTACCTGCTGGCCGGGTTCGACAGCTGGCCGCCGCCGTCCTCCGAGGAGCCGGCCCTGGGGCTGACCTCGATCGCCTCGGGGCTGCTCGTGCTCAGCGTCGTGCCCGTGGCCGCCGCGCACCTGGCGGCCCGCGCCGGCACGGCCGGCGGGCGGTTGCCGGCCGCGCTGGCCGCCACGCTGCTGCTCGGCGGCGCCTTCCTCCTCCTCCAGTTCGCCGACTACGGGGCCAACGACATCGACCCGGCACGTGACGTCTACGGCTCGCTGTGGCTCGCCCTGGCCGGTTTCCACCACATCAACGCGGCGCTCGCCCTGGTCGGCATCGGCGTCGTGGTGCTCCGGGTCCGGACCGGACGGCTCACCCCGCGCGAGCAGGAGATGACCGTCACCGCCGCCCACTACTGGTACTTCGTCGTCGGCTCCTGGCTGGTCATCGCAGCCACGCTCTACCTCACCCCGAGGCTCTGGTGA
- a CDS encoding c-type cytochrome, with amino-acid sequence MSGHRVPGARLGAIVAAIAALSACTVSPTGDPDGSVEAGRVLLREYGCVACHQVPGVPGPQGQVGPPLGSIAERRTVAGTLPNTPENLRSWIQDPQEINPGSLMPDVGVTDEDVDAIVAYLYSLESP; translated from the coding sequence GTGAGCGGCCACCGGGTGCCCGGCGCGCGGCTGGGGGCGATCGTGGCGGCCATCGCCGCGCTGAGCGCGTGCACGGTCAGCCCGACCGGCGACCCGGACGGGTCGGTGGAGGCCGGCCGCGTGCTGCTGCGCGAGTACGGCTGCGTGGCCTGCCACCAGGTGCCCGGTGTCCCGGGCCCGCAGGGGCAGGTGGGCCCCCCGCTGGGCTCGATCGCGGAACGGCGGACCGTCGCCGGCACCCTGCCGAACACACCGGAGAACCTCCGGTCCTGGATCCAGGACCCGCAGGAGATCAACCCCGGCAGCCTCATGCCCGACGTCGGCGTCACCGACGAGGACGTCGACGCCATCGTCGCCTACCTGTACTCGCTGGAGTCCCCGTGA
- a CDS encoding c-type cytochrome, whose product MSARRPTPSPATPTAARARSRLSRWVLVSALVLACAGLTLVTAPVEAAPAPEQPAESVTAGAAAYQRFCGVCHNNDGSGIPGTGVEAGPDLRGLPVAYVDLVIRTARMPIVHRPVGAVEEELTDAQRVAVVDWMTDAFELEGGIPEVAAGDPGRGQPLWLTNCAPCHSAAGNGGISADGTIAPEVTDVDATGIVEALRVGPFEMPRFGDEVLSEQDAADIAAYVQELSDAETTPLGLSDIGRVYGGAFTGLLALAMVGALLVVARNGRRPAVGPEEAQAGETEETEDTRQ is encoded by the coding sequence GTGAGCGCCCGCCGCCCGACACCGTCGCCGGCCACCCCGACCGCCGCCCGCGCACGCTCCCGGCTGTCGCGGTGGGTGCTGGTGTCGGCCCTGGTCCTGGCTTGCGCGGGGCTCACCCTGGTGACCGCCCCGGTCGAGGCCGCGCCCGCGCCCGAGCAGCCGGCGGAGAGCGTCACGGCCGGTGCGGCGGCCTACCAGCGCTTCTGCGGGGTGTGCCACAACAACGACGGCAGCGGCATCCCGGGGACCGGCGTCGAAGCCGGACCCGATCTGCGCGGGCTGCCCGTCGCCTACGTCGACCTGGTCATCCGGACCGCCCGGATGCCGATCGTGCACCGGCCGGTCGGCGCCGTGGAGGAGGAGCTCACCGACGCCCAGCGGGTCGCGGTGGTCGACTGGATGACCGACGCGTTCGAGCTGGAGGGCGGGATCCCGGAGGTGGCGGCCGGCGACCCAGGGCGCGGGCAGCCCCTCTGGCTCACCAACTGCGCGCCCTGCCACAGCGCCGCGGGCAACGGGGGCATCTCGGCCGACGGGACGATCGCCCCGGAGGTCACCGACGTCGACGCCACCGGGATCGTGGAGGCGCTGCGGGTCGGCCCGTTCGAGATGCCGCGCTTCGGCGACGAGGTGCTCAGCGAGCAGGACGCCGCCGACATCGCCGCCTACGTGCAGGAGTTGTCGGACGCCGAGACCACGCCGCTGGGCCTGTCCGACATCGGCCGGGTCTACGGCGGCGCCTTCACCGGGCTCCTGGCCCTGGCCATGGTCGGCGCGCTGCTGGTCGTCGCCCGCAACGGCCGGCGACCGGCCGTGGGCCCCGAGGAGGCGCAGGCGGGGGAGACGGAGGAGACGGAGGACACGCGGCAGTGA
- a CDS encoding Rieske (2Fe-2S) protein — MTGTDAPPTTTRDRLRRPVPIGVALVTAVLLAAFVVGLVLGWPTGALGLALTGALLGAAFLAGRFPGPAAQELTWPDERRPGTAPVVAAAGAAVRTPVRRRWVLGGLGGLGIGALTGVGLLAWLGRDRGPETPWRRGVHLVTAEGQRIRAADVPVGGFGTVWPEDAVRADLSAVVLIRLATQEAEPPTVLDWVVGERIVAYSKICTHAGCPVGLYQEDTDSLFCPCHQATFDAARGAVPTFGPASRPLPQLPLGVDRDGFLVATGGFPTPVGPVRG, encoded by the coding sequence GTGACGGGAACCGATGCTCCGCCCACCACCACCCGGGACCGGCTGCGCCGGCCGGTGCCGATCGGCGTGGCTCTCGTCACCGCCGTCCTGCTCGCGGCCTTCGTCGTGGGGCTCGTCCTGGGCTGGCCGACCGGGGCGCTGGGCCTGGCGCTGACCGGCGCCCTGCTGGGCGCGGCGTTCCTCGCCGGCCGGTTTCCCGGACCCGCCGCGCAGGAACTGACCTGGCCGGACGAACGCCGTCCCGGGACGGCCCCGGTGGTGGCCGCGGCGGGGGCGGCCGTCCGGACCCCGGTGCGCCGGCGGTGGGTCCTCGGCGGCCTCGGCGGGCTGGGCATCGGCGCCCTGACCGGCGTCGGACTGCTCGCCTGGCTCGGCCGCGACCGCGGACCGGAGACGCCCTGGCGGCGCGGTGTCCACCTGGTGACCGCGGAGGGGCAGCGGATCCGTGCCGCGGACGTGCCGGTGGGCGGCTTCGGCACCGTGTGGCCCGAGGACGCGGTGCGCGCCGACCTGTCGGCCGTCGTGCTGATCCGCCTGGCGACCCAGGAGGCGGAGCCGCCCACGGTGCTCGACTGGGTGGTCGGCGAGCGCATCGTGGCCTACTCCAAGATCTGCACGCACGCCGGCTGCCCCGTCGGCCTCTACCAGGAGGACACCGACTCGCTGTTCTGCCCGTGCCACCAGGCCACCTTCGACGCGGCACGGGGAGCGGTGCCCACGTTCGGTCCGGCGTCGCGCCCGCTCCCCCAGCTGCCGCTGGGCGTGGACCGGGACGGCTTCCTCGTGGCGACGGGCGGGTTCCCGACGCCGGTCGGACCGGTGCGCGGATGA